A segment of the Pieris napi chromosome 5, ilPieNapi1.2, whole genome shotgun sequence genome:
taaaaagtttttccaaaaaaaatatcctatatttagttttagttcttattacatttttaagttatttttattttaagtgaaacttctttaggcgcatgagggtaaaattgtTATGGataaaacgcaataataataatattagcgtcacgaagatgtgaaggtttttgtcgaagaaaagtgAGAGAGCGATTAAGACCGATTGatagagagtgagaagggctaATTACTtgatagaaattctatttttaaaattaaaatttcgtaaagagaatttacgaaatattaatattttatattttatgcaaaataatttattgaaatctcaaatgacgaaatgtatacgtaaattaaaatgccacatgtttttactatcgaagaaataaattaaaaaaaaaaaaataatttgtattaattttcgacgtcttttaatattttaatgagaatttaattcattaaactcctaacatatctttttttttcctttttttagtctcggaaatctaaagttttacatttgtataaatatgaacaagaattaaaaatttgtttgccaaagaagtttcacttctgacgtgtactttgtacgcacgcaggtttattttgtggttgcttgtttagttttttcccttgctagcttgctaatattgtaatataattgatgtgtgtgtgtaagatttgtgacgtcatatttcttatataatcttatgcatacacgttgttttagaacttataaataaataaatatataggttGAAGCAAACGCGCCATCTGCCGCCGAAATTGAGAAGTCGAAAGCGGAAGCCGCTGCTATCAAACGAGAGCAAGAGCAAGTGAATAAAGCCAAAGTTGAACTCGAGTTGAAGAATATACTTATAAAGGAAGTCAACGATTTCCAGTCGGAGCTGCATAGGTTCCGTGTTAATACTTGTGGGAGTCAGATCAAGGTAGGGTTTTTTTACATAGGAAAAGGTCACACTCACTTGGCCGGGATATTTCTTGGAACTTGCCTTATACGCAGATATTGCAGTGCATGAATGCGTTCGTAAAAATACAATGTAAGATCACGAACCAACTTTCAAATTCagacaatatttttcatagaaaaaatttaatgtattttttttttcggcaCAGAAGAATAGGGACCTGGGAActtattttgacttttggtTGTAATTGtgaagattttaataaattgtattaaacaattttgattTGTAGTAGTAGAACTCTTTGAATCTACTTTTTGGTGGTTAATACGTAGACGATTTAGGACCAAGTAGTGTTttctcaattatttttaaaaaaactaaattatccgtttttaatcataaaatgtGGTACTAGAATGACATTCATTTTCAGTACATTTTGGGCTAAGGAATGTCACAGCCTCAGAAAATTGGTAACTATGTcaaaatttatcatttaacGTGCATTCCGATTGATACAAATACTGATTGCCAGATCCAACAACAGCTGGAAGCGGTCAAACCGGACTTAGACCTTCGAAACTTGGACGgggaacaattaaaaaagcaATGTGGTCTTGAAGAACTAAGGGACTCCATTGTACACCTCAAACTAGAGCTGGTGAGGGCCTGCGCTGTAGTTGCTGAAGCCAGGACACACGCCGAGTAagtattattgaatttaaaggttacttgcatattagaatttaatttatattactcaaaaaaaaatactaattaaattgGGACCGATGGAGAGTACGCACAATGACTTGTTCGTAGAACGTAATTTGTTGAttgaaaattaagtttatattgTAAACCTGTTCACTAAAtagatagtttaaaaaaaagttcaatttttttttaaactttacaaatacatatatatagtcAGCTGACATTTCAAGAATGCCATAAAGATTACCTATTCAAAACATGCGTATACGCATTAATAAACTGAGTGAGCGTGCTTCACTTTTAGTCCCTAAAACCCTTTAAAAGGAATAcaaatgtaagagaataaataatagtttatagaAAGTAGAACACAcacttttaaagcacatcaaactaaaaagtgaaaaataattcgatAGACGAagaatatggcacagagcgccccacgctttttcacaataataccagtattttttgttcattaccattttcagcctaaactaggaattatttttcactttttagtttgatgtgctttaaaagcgtctgttctagtttttttaaactattatttattttttagttaatttttttaatttttttttttcggattattacattgtcatcgatctttgacaggtgcgcaaagtttgaattaaatctgtccgttaaaagttggtcaaaatcgagtccgaaggagtcggttacatacatacatacaggtgaagctaatataaagcgtgttaTAAAACGATATAAAAACGGCGCATTCCGATCGACTATGTCTCAACAGCATCTCTTGTTCaatgctttttaattttacattctcaGCCTCTAGTCTCATTTGAAAATGATTATAGAaaccatatttttaaaatctttcaGAGCGAAGGAGCATCACGAGTGGAGCCAAGTTGACCCGCTCACCGCCAAACGTTTCTCTTCCATCAAGCAACTTGCGTACTACGTACAGAACCAATTAGATCAAGCCCAAAGGGAGCTGGAGAGCAGGTGGAATGATATGGCTTCGAAGACGCAACGTGGGAAGTATGTATGGCTATATATCAAATCAAagattcatttattcatatactagccgtttcgcgcccgctttgctggacgaattaaaataaattttatgtttcattatttttttttttttttcatatttttattattcttctttttaacttcgcgctaagaaaattgaaatatttcgaaaatcgagtttttaacagatgttgacgttttgaggttctaggaagcctccccgaatgtttccgcggtgaagtccgtatggataaattttcataaaagtaaaacagcaataaaaaaatgaaggaacgttggaatttcataaataaatagccatctaggaaaaatttcgcatcgaatggtggtagtttcatgtcgatacgatcagtggtttaggcgtgattgagcctcaaacgaagaccattttcattatatatatatatagaagtaACTGTAtatttagagcagtgttggcctagtcaacgtgcgactctcatccccgaggtcgtaggttcgatctccggctgtgaaccaatagactttctttctatgtacgcatttaacactggctcgaacggtgaaggaaaacttcgCGAGGAAATCGGCTttccttagactcaaaaaaaCGTCGGCGTGTTTCAGGCACGCGAGGCTGATCTCCTACTTATCTATTAGATTAAgatatcatgaaacagatacagaagtctgaggtcaagacctaaaaagattgtagcgtcactggtttatttatttttaatatttgaggaaagaaatatcaaaatttacatatacGACCTCCCATGTCAAGGGCGAAAAGCGGGCGAGAGCAACTTGCAAGAAACTCTCAGCCACCCTTCTCATACGCTAAGTTTTTGAATTaagaaagaaaattgtaaGGAGCTGTTGGAGGAATTGTGTTGCCATATGACATGCATATGATATGCAGCCCTAAAATCTTGGATGCAGCcctattcatatattttaatgcagactgcattaaaatatatgaataggGCTGGGCTCAATAACTAAAAAGAAATGTTAAAGATTTATGACATACAAAGTTCTTCTAAAAATTGCGCCATTTATGTTTTAGCTAACTTTACTGATATCTGCTCCATCTGTTATCAATTAGTGTAAAAATTCCAATACTAAATTAAGCTTTAGTATCATTGTAATGCTAATTATTGCTTATTGCACATACAACAGTCGGTAAAACATCTTTTTGATTTAGATCAATCGGTTCTGTTCATTTCTCATTTGTTTGTACGTATACGTACGTATATAACGTAATCAAATCATGACATACTTACCCAATGATTTAACCCATGTATCTTctgttatttgaaaatatatttctttaataaggTGTCTGAGGTAACCACCTCCTAGACTGAGCTGTAGTGAcgtttacttattttttttagaggtGACCGTATGATTCGCCCTATACTAGATGACGTATACCAGCCATTGGTGGAGCAGCAAGAAATTCTTTGTCGTCAAAAAGCCGTACTTCGAACCTTAAGAAGTACAATGAATGAGTGCAATACCACGCCCCTTTTCAAATCCACCTCGCTACTGCGGAGCACGCCCTTTAAGAACAAGTGAGtaactaaatataatgtttattgtagaaggtattttttttttaaacaattccgTGGTACATAGTGCatgtttaatacatttttgttgtttaaagaaaagtaGGCTTAGTGTCTCTATCAAACAAGTGATCTAATCAAACAAAATTCGTATAAGACCTTAAGTATGTGTGAATGTATAAGTATGTGTGCGTATCTCACGTGTGCGTCACTCTGCATTTGAGATATATGCGTGTGCTGTGTCTGTTAGTTTTTGGAACCTCAGAGTCATGACAAAATTTGTAGTATGGCCTCTGTAGAATCGGAAtccatttttatgtaatataaatttgttatcCAGGAGTAAAtccataaataattatccatatgtaaatattatctttaatttaTGGACATTTTAAGAACAAAAATTTACGCGGTAGGACAAACTAATAaccagtttaataataaatttaacaggGATCCTCTATCAAAATTAACGAAGAACATTCTAAACATGAGTATTGAACCACAAGACAACAAAGATAAAGAGCTATCCGCACAAAAGTTAGACGCGCTTCGCGACATGCTCTCAAATCATAGACCAAAGAAAATTAAACCTGTTAGCGTTGAAGTGCGACAATATATGGAGAACCTAAGACAGAGGTACGAAAAAGGAGTAAAAGAGAGAGCGGAAAAGAGAGATATGGAAAAGCATGAACAGATGAAACTAGAAAAGCAAAAAATTGAGACGGAAATGCAGGAGAAAGCCAGAATTCAGTATCAGTTAATGGAAGCTAAGAAGGAACAAAGAATTGAAGCTGAACGACAAAAAGATATTAAGCCGCAATTTAAAACAGAACTTCCTGCACCAGGTGAGACAATGTGTGCTATGTATTTTAGagttttttttgaagttatacttctttaggcgcgttataaaaaattgataagagtgaaattttacgatgcgcgcgcaccgtgacacaaaattaacagaatgaagttgcccacggaagatgctacggcattggacacaatttaaaaacaacattcgaataataatagaatttatgttacacttaatgtaagagaataataataaatatttatttatttcatttttaaatgtaaactgaactttattgactataatgactccttttccagtctttgattatttgattgtaattaattatttgcatgcaatcaaaaactatttttaataatgccaaagaagtataacttcttacgcgcgtacataagtacacgcacccttttttttaattaacagtcTTATCAGGGTTTTCTATCATTATATGTCTAATGCATGCGGGTTAATTTCCACGTTTTCCTTTACTGTAAAGAGCAATattgacctagtggcttcagcgtgactctcatacctgaggtcgtaggttcgatccacgTCTGggcaccaattgactttctttctatgtgcgcatttaacgtttgctcgaacggtgaaggaaaacatcgtgaggaaaccgacatgtcttagacccaaaaagtcgacggcgtgtgtcaggcactggaggctgatcacctacttgcctattagatataaaaatgatcatgaaacagattcagaaatctgaggcaaagacctaaagaggttgtagcgccactgattttttttctttactgtACCAGCTAGTTTTAAATTTCGCATATAAAAAGTTGGTGCAGCCGAGAATTACGTACGTTACGTATTTACGCAAAGACGATCGGACTATATTATGAGAAcaataatatgataaatatcTCTTTCTCTCTTTCTACAATTCTTGCCATTTCCAGCACCAGCGCCACAATTTAACTCTTTCATAAAGAGTGATCCAAGTCCCAAAGAGACTTCAGCACCTGTGGCCGCCTTTGCATCTTCTATAAAACCGGCTCAACCGACTTTTGCCAGCTTCTCCAAGACTCTTTTTAGCGATggtatgtttaataatgtgcTTTGATAGTTTATACAGTCTCCGAATATGTGGATTGTctataataaatcgtttatttgcaaagaaagtggaagattcaaatttattagTTACCAGCGGACCCGACTGACaggtatacatattttaagcgactaggatattaaacaaagtatgaaagtgcCGACTTTAGCACCATCTGCCGGATTTGTGAAACTAAACTATCCACGGCGCCACCAAAACTCATTCAAAGCGGTCTagccgtttaggaggagttcaatGACAAACACACGTACATACATACTATCGTTACCAAAGTCAGGATTACATaatatggtggttaagtattctttaagattataattttccgcgcaattttcttagtttttttcttacaTAAGAACGACAATaacaaatacaacaaaaaagaattagcgaaatcggtccagccgttcactTGTGATGCCGTGACCAAGGGAAATAGGGATtcattcttataaaaataggcatgcaaatcaTAAAAATGGTTAAGTTacttataattgttgtcaaaacttCTCTCTATCACATCTtacatttagttaaaaaaagtgtttctATTTAATTGATATGCCCCTTGGTGGGCTGTGCCaattttccatacaaaaatgtaCCATTACCGGTTTGTAATGTACCATTATGGTAAAGGTTCTGTGCAAAAGTTTTAGGAAAATGCTAAACTAATATGAAGAGAATTCAAGTTCAATTCGTGGTTTATAAatcatgaataaagttattgcACCGTTTTAACCTTTCTTAACAATTAAACTTAACTAACaacaatttaatagaaaaaaaacgtgtggcactcggggactgccgcggtaaagctattgcatagcatgttttattaacttatgcagttataattttttatttttttttattcatgcagtatttgtttttctttgatattatttcaatctaacactctaccagactcagactaaaacgcctatatagtctgtctcactctaacgcgtaccggctgcaccggccgcgctcACGCTACGTcgccgatctcgtcagagagatgggaatgcgcagtatgcgttctgtcccactctaacgcgtatttgccgcacctatattacgtcatcgtatggtaggtttttttcgttacggaatttcttgattcggtcgccacGCTCAAAAGCCGCGacaaaatctatgcaatagcttaaagtTTAATTCGTTCGGTTCATTCCACTGAAATTCTTACATAGGACCTATTTTACAAACTTTcctaaacttaaatatttcagtACCAAAACAAGAAGTTTCTTTACCTCAAGTTCAGCCCGTGAAAACGGAAAACAGTCAGCGATCTTTGAAGGATTACTTACAAAGTGACGTCGAAATTCCCAAAATATGCTCTCCCACAGCTTTTGCAAGTAAGTTGTACTTATTTAGGGAGAAAGGGAATGATATatgttcataaaataaatgatggtAATTAATCTACAAGAATATTTGGACATTCtgtttatctaaatatttatatttctcttCTTCTGGTGCCACTTTAGTGCTAAAGGTTGACTGGTAACAACTTGAATTGCCGGGTATCTTGTGCTAGTCTAAGAAGTCTATATAACTATGACAATTCTTggctttttacacgctttatattagcttcacctgtatgtatgtaaccgactccttcggactcgattttgacccacttttaacggacagatttaattcaaactttgcgcacctgtcaaagatcgatgacaatgcaataatccgaaaaataaatgaaaaaaaagaaaagaaattttactaaaaaataaaaataaataatagttaaaaaaaactaaaaaacacgcttttaaagcacatcaaactaaaaagtgaaaaataattcctaatttaggctgaaaatggtaatgaacaaaaaatactgatattattgtgaaaaagcgtgggttgctcgatagacgaaaaatatggcacagagcgccccgtgttttttagctttttaaactattatttataattatattaaatgaaatatgttCAAAGTATTGCCTATacgaaattattttagtttctttACATAACAAGCCCTTTATTAACTACAGTAATCCTATTATGGTcgttactttattttatttatttttgtagctCCAAAAACTACATCAAATTCAGTATTTTCATCAAAACCAATAGCGGAAATGAGTAATATGTTCAATAAATTGACGACTCCTGATACTAAACCAGTCAAGCCCACCCCTACATCAGATGAAACTGGAGAAGTAGAATCTAGCTCAACTCCTATCAAGACTCCCATCCAGCCAGTGAAAGAAAAGCCCCTAGGCAGCATATTTAGTCTAAAACCTACAGCGCCACTAACCAACGTCCAAAATGTTCCGGATGTCCTTAAAAATCAAACGATGCTTGGAAAAACGGAATCAAAACCAAAGACTGAAGAAACACAAAAACCTAAAGAAAATGTACCGCAAGTTGAAGTTAAAATAACGGCTAAAAAGGAAGAATTGAAGCCATTCACCATCCAGAGCACAACTGTACCGCCTTTGTCTACTGCGCAGTCGGTGTTTATAagtaatgatatattttttaactcaGCATTATAACTGATAATCTTAATCTTGCATATACTGAAAGTTTAAATTTTCCAGTTGACCCAAAGAAACCAAGCGAAGTTAAAATTGAATCTTCTTTGCCTGCATCGTTTTATACTTCAACTCCTTCGACTCCAGGTACTACTTTCGTCTTGTTATTGaataactataattaatattttaatatacatttcttgTTTCTTTCTATTTTTAGCTTCCCCTGTTGCTTCTACACCTCAAGTGTCCGCAACTGTAACAGTAAAAGCTGTTACTTCACCAAAAGATCCACCAACAAATGATACTAAATCTGAAAAAGAGGTTGAAAAACCGGTCCAATCTGTGCCGTCTAAAACCGAATCAAGTACACCAACCACAGCGACTCCTGTCACTATCGAGTCCACAAGTCCAACTGCGAAATCTGTGTTCAGTAGCGCTTCTAAGTCTTTATTCAGCCCTACGTCTGAATCAAAGCCGTTATTCGCATCAACTTCACCAACAACACAGGCCGCTACAACATCAACTCCTCAAGACACTTCTTTTGGTCAGGCGGCTATCACAACATCCACTATTAGCACAACTATTGCGACATCTTCTGCATTCGGTACAGCGCAAAGTGTGTTTAGCGCCGCCAATTCTGCTTTTGGCACTACAACGACCGCGTCCAGTGTATTCGGTACCACTCCAGCTTTCGGCACTTCATCAGTGATCGGTGCTACACCCAGTTCCCCTAGCGCGGTCTTTGGATCGGCCGCTCAAGCTGCTTTTGGTCAAACAACAGGAGCCGGTTTCGGAGTGTCCACTACGCAGTCTTTATTCGGATCAGCCCCGACTACTTCAGCATTTGGTGCCACAACAACAACGCCATCTATATTTGGATCTTCTAAACCAGTGTTTGGGTCGACGCCCGCGTTTGGAGCAAGTTCACCTACCTCCGTTTTCGGTTCCCCGACGACTCAATCGTCAGTATTTGGCGCGACTCCCACGACGCAAGCGTCGGTATTCGGATCAGCGCCTACAACGCAAGCGTCGCCCTTTGGGTCTCCTACTAATACAGGCAGTGGGTCGTTATTCGGTGACGGCGGTTCTAACTTATTCGCAGCTGCCAATATCTCTACCACTAGTGCTTCACAATCTGGAGGCAGCTTGTTTGGAGGAAGGTATGTCGTTCTTGCAATGATTACATTGATatagtatatactatataatataatcattgcaataaatatttgtaacgtATCTTAATCTTTGGTTTACGCGTGCACGTATAGTGTTTATATGTCTTAGCACTATACGTGCTCGCGTAAAGAAAACTTCTTTAagacatatatatgtaaatacaaatgtattcatacataattattcaagatttctgaataaataacaatttctttTGGACCGGCATAAGAAATAGCTTTTCGACCTtacaaaaagtaatattctttAATCTTGATATTTCATCTAGATTGTATATGTTATGTTAGGTTATAAGACATTATATAGTAGGTATAAGACCAAATTCCAGTGGTATGCTTTCTTATGCTATTACatcatagttttttattattatagttctGGATTCGGAAGTGCAAATGCAAACGTCTTTGGGGCCAAATCCACGTTTAGCGGCTCCAATGCGACGGCTGCGAGCATATTCGGGGGCGGATCTTCCTTCAGTCAAAAGCCCGCAAATGATTTCTGGGGCGGGGAAACTAACGCCACGCCATTTGGATCAAGTGGTTTTGGTAAGATGAAAAATCATTtcagttatttatttgaagGTGATGAAAATGCCCAAGATAACTTATTGCGTAGTTTTTTCACTGTCTATGGCATggagtgtatataaatattttcttctcAATATCCATTATTCTGTATTTGACGTTAGCATAATACATGTTCTTATATAGGAATCTATTTGAATAGAAAAAACTGGTTCAAGATACAGTCTTTTCTTCTCAATTTGTTGGTTGCTTTTTTTTGCCTTAGATACAGAGTTTTGTCAGAAGTTCCATGATATTTCATTCATCTTTAAAAACACAGACTGGAATAGTTATATACTTTAATGAAGTACTGACCAATTTAATAAACCAATGTAGTCTACAAAAACATTGAGCTTT
Coding sequences within it:
- the LOC125049447 gene encoding nuclear pore complex protein Nup214-like isoform X2, with the protein product MEVQFGPNPVDESNLLYKLQRKVKVFNTSNSLPHRGYNLITTSSKYGIVFVASPQGVLSAYTIKELIDPVSEPRHLSTNLQVQPTHIAVNCDQEWLAVVGGQMLLIYKITDFQNPAVGHSIQIRCEVSPSTFLSSIQWNPCIPDTIALVYFDGTLVVSQVNTMQKKQIQSNARCMCWSPKGKQLVTGNADGTLCQYKPDLSPMKSVPAPNLFEGAPVEALAIYWISTFQFAVVYRNASDNSRPVVTIVNTPKGGKPSCMNFEDICYSMGSNRPWFYYLQGLSQWNLIIASSSNSMEIATMGSKDSANWIQWCQSDEARPELPLTDKKIENYPVGLCVDTAAAHQLPWGENEVLPPMPFLLALSHTGMLTIFNIINLDKAAPQICTPIQPLSLPEAAFTSEVPNDVPAQPQQLSQEPPKLQPITQQPQPVAQPLQAANQQPQQVAQPFAQQVAQPFAQQVAQPVAQPQPTQQAISHFGQQFAQSQVLQKVEPPTGLFLAQALQSSNAQKQSAAAVAASVKVEANAPSAAEIEKSKAEAAAIKREQEQVNKAKVELELKNILIKEVNDFQSELHRFRVNTCGSQIKIQQQLEAVKPDLDLRNLDGEQLKKQCGLEELRDSIVHLKLELVRACAVVAEARTHAEAKEHHEWSQVDPLTAKRFSSIKQLAYYVQNQLDQAQRELESRWNDMASKTQRGKGDRMIRPILDDVYQPLVEQQEILCRQKAVLRTLRSTMNECNTTPLFKSTSLLRSTPFKNKDPLSKLTKNILNMSIEPQDNKDKELSAQKLDALRDMLSNHRPKKIKPVSVEVRQYMENLRQRYEKGVKERAEKRDMEKHEQMKLEKQKIETEMQEKARIQYQLMEAKKEQRIEAERQKDIKPQFKTELPAPAPAPQFNSFIKSDPSPKETSAPVAAFASSIKPAQPTFASFSKTLFSDVPKQEVSLPQVQPVKTENSQRSLKDYLQSDVEIPKICSPTAFATPKTTSNSVFSSKPIAEMSNMFNKLTTPDTKPVKPTPTSDETGEVESSSTPIKTPIQPVKEKPLGSIFSLKPTAPLTNVQNVPDVLKNQTMLGKTESKPKTEETQKPKENVPQVEVKITAKKEELKPFTIQSTTVPPLSTAQSVFIIDPKKPSEVKIESSLPASFYTSTPSTPASPVASTPQVSATVTVKAVTSPKDPPTNDTKSEKEVEKPVQSVPSKTESSTPTTATPVTIESTSPTAKSVFSSASKSLFSPTSESKPLFASTSPTTQAATTSTPQDTSFGQAAITTSTISTTIATSSAFGTAQSVFSAANSAFGTTTTASSVFGTTPAFGTSSVIGATPSSPSAVFGSAAQAAFGQTTGAGFGVSTTQSLFGSAPTTSAFGATTTTPSIFGSSKPVFGSTPAFGASSPTSVFGSPTTQSSVFGATPTTQASVFGSAPTTQASPFGSPTNTGSGSLFGDGGSNLFAAANISTTSASQSGGSLFGGSSGFGSANANVFGAKSTFSGSNATAASIFGGGSSFSQKPANDFWGGETNATPFGSSGFGQAESGSFSQPSTAGQPFGSPQQTAFGSPQQQAAPGFGSSSVFGGKPAFGSPTSFGGSGFGGANKSPGFGSSATFGGGATFGGTAFGNTSPGKAFGGASPTGFGTPTQSNATFENLATQNTLTFGNLAQNSGQAPAAAPAFNASPSFTGWRG